The genomic stretch AGGCCACATTTTAAAACTGTTATGCCAAGGGATGCATCAGCCTGCTGTGGGTTGCCTTGCCCCTGACACCGTATTTTCAAGCTTATTTTATAGAACAGGTTCCCAAAGAACTGCTCTTTCAAGAGAAAAGATCGAAGTTCTCTTCTCTATGGCACTATAAATCAGAGTGGCAATGCAAAGAATACAAGAAGTGGCAGTGGGATTCGGGACAAaaattccagttctgtcttcttgtgccttgtttttaaaaatttcatctgTATGCCAAGTGGAGACAGATACATTCTGGGGTAGCATTAATGATCTCATTGCTAGGACCTCCTGCCTAAGAGAAAATCACCCCCTCACTCCTATCTTCCCATGTCTAACCTGAGCGGTCTGATTAGGAACAGGAGAGAGGAAGATAACTCTGGTGGAGTCAGGGTTCTCTGGCTTCTAGATTATTCGTGGGGGATTATCTGGGGTTCTGACTCAGCGATTCGGGCCACTTGCAGAGAAGGGAATCCTCCAGGAGGTGGTGCCCTGGGCAGGGGAGAGATGCCCGTGGCCCTCACATCTGTACTGCCTAACTCTGTCTTCAACCATGGGAGGGCTTTCCTGCTTCCCTGATACTCAGAGAGGTACCCTCTCCAGGAGCATCTCAATGAGATTATGATGCCCAAAAGGCCACCATTTCACATTTGGGATCTGAATGATGAACTTAGGGACTGAGGGAATTTAGACGTTCTCTAGAGCTGTTCATTTAACTCCTAATCGTTTTCCTTAAGTTGATCCGttgtcaggaaaataaaaattaatatacgCTACTAGTATTAAAAATCAGTGCCATTTACGTGGTGATTATCTACTGATCCTGTGATGGggcaggataaaaaaaaaaaagataggctattttaaatagaatgtTGGCTGAAGATACCTGTCTCCAGACCTAACCCAATTTCCCTAAAAATGTACTTACTTTTAGAATATCATCCAAGTGCATGACTTCTTGGTTCAGATCCTGAAACTCTTTATATTGCTCTTTATGTGGTTCTAATGCAAGGAAAAGCCCATTAAAGGCATCCTCTAAGCTTCCATCTAGGAAGGATCTAGAGCCTTCGGACTCTCCACTGACAGAGCCCTCAAAGAGCAGCCTCTCGGTGGCCGCCGGCACCTCTGACGAGGTGAGCCTCTTGACCAGCTGCTTCGTGATGTTTCCTTCAAAAGTATCCAGTTCCACGGGCTTGAGTTCAGAGGCCTCGTCAGACTCTTGCAGAAGGGCCTCTGCGACACCCTTCTCCAGGAATAGGCGCTCCGTCCGGGCACCCGCGGATGCTCTGCAGGCCTCGGGTTTCCCAGGCCCCTCGGTCTCTTCCTCCCGGTGGGGCCTGGGCTCTGAGCCTTCTCCCAAGGAGCTCTTGGAAGAGGCCGAGCTGGAGTCATCCAGGCCCTCGTTCTGGGAGGAGGGGCTGCCGTGGTTCAGCTCTGCGGGGGTGATGGTGATTTCTGGATTTGCGGAGCACGCGCTGGGGAGAGAGCCGCCTGGGCTGTGGGAGAGGGCGCAGTCCCCATTGGGCAGGTCACTGAAGCTGAGGGACAGTGGCGTTTTCTCCCCAGCTGCCTTCCCATTTTCAAAGATGTCATCAGGTAGATTCGACTGCGGATAAAAGGCAAATCATTATGATTTTAAATACAAGTGATGCGTTTGGCATGGTTCGTTTCCAGACAAAATGTAagacaattaaaatttaaaaaacagacctTTCATGATATTAACATTGTACtgttgattttgtgtgtgtgcgcgtgtgcacaTGCGTGGCAAAAGAAAACAAGCCTTTAAAAACTCTATTAGCATTGCTGAATCTAGGTGAAAGTTCATTGCACTATTCTCAGGtttgacatttttcaaaagaagaggtTGGAGGCAGGTGAGCGGTGCTTGTTTCCCAAATCCCAGGATCTCACAATATTTGGCAGCCATAGTTAAGAATAGCACcaccgttttgttttgttttgttttgatttttttgtttgttttttggcatcGATCTTAAAAGACTTTACAACATTCTTGCTATTTCACTCAAAAGATGTGATGCTTTGTTCTGCTTCAGttctcataaaattattttttgaaaatctctACCCACAAATCCCAAGCCCTGGAAAAAGTTTTTATTAATTCAGTAACCATGCCACAAAGAATTCAAGACCAGAAATACGTTCGCAGAGCTTctataaaaagaggagaaaaagactgATAAACTGAACAACTATCTTCCAGGGCTGCAAACCCCAGAGCTCCCAGGGTGTCTAGAAATCCCAAGGGCTCTGTCAGGCAGCCCCAGGCTCTGTGATCCGTGAAGCAGAACTCAGAAGACAGAGGTCAGAAATATCCAGGTAACCAAGATAATTTGTTTATGCAGGCCTAAAGCAATTTCTAAGTCACCTTTCCTGACACTGTGGTCTTGGCGAAGTGCTAAATGTTGCTCTGTGGGAAAAGTGTTTTAGTTGAGATCAGCTCCTTCAAAATGAATACTCTCTCTTGGATTCCAGAATTGATTAAGTAAAGGTAAGTACCTCTTTTAATTATACATAAAACAATGAGGggactccctggcagtccagtggttaggactccgcacttccactgcagggggcgtgggctccacgatccctggtgggggaactgagatcccacacgctgtgcggtgcggccaaaaaaataataataataaaaaataaataaaacaacgaACAATCACGATAGTGCTGGGAATTAGCCCAGGAAACAAAAATGTTACAGCAAGTGAAATGGGGAGCAGACAGAAAGAGGCTCCCCATCCTCCTCCAGCAGCGTCCATGGTCCCATCACTGCTGGATCTGGGCCACCAgctcccaatacatgcagtttcAACTCAAACTCTCCATTCTCGTCTGGATGGAAGGTTTTTTACTTTAACCACAGGATGAGTAAAAGGATGTGTCACTGGGGCACTCAAGTAACCTCTGCAGGCTCAGTTTCTTTGCCTCGAAAAGTGAGAATGTTTTCCTGGATTAGTGATTATTGAACTGCGCTCTAGAGTCCCGGGGGGTGGGGTCAGGGGGTGGGGACGGAGTTCTAGGGACCGTCCTCgagaggggacagggagggggtgGGTCCCCGTGCGACTCACTACTTCCAACCTCCTTTACTTCAGTTTCCTTACTCCTGTATCTGTACCCCCCTTTTCCCCCAAACACACTTTATGCCTCCAGGACAGACAAAAAAGGAAGTttctggggagggatgggggaaggcTGAGTCCTGCTCCCTGCACTTCCTCCGTGGGGTTCCCTGGGGATCTCACAGAAGCCCTGGGTCCTCTGAGCGCTCCTGCCCAGCCTCAGCTCATCTTCAGAGCACACATTCCGAGCAGCTGAGGGAGGCGGGAGGCGCCGGCTAAGGAAGGAGGGGGCCTGGTGGTCATGATTCTTATTTAAATTCCAAACTCCTCTTCAGCCATTTCTCCCAAGTCTCACATTCCCAAACCCAATTTGCATGTACTTAAGTGGCAAATATCCAGTTAGACTGAGATGCCCTGCTGAAGGGGACATACAGCCTGCCAAGAGCACGAGCCTACAAACGGGCACACGGGGAAGGCATGCTGTAACTGAGGGGGTGATGTAGGGATGCTGCAGGGTGGTAGGAGCCCTGGCAGGGGGGTGGTGGCTGCCCAGGAGAGAGAGGGTCTGGAACTCAGCCCTGGAAAATGCGGAGAAgaagggcagaggaggaggaagtgCGTCCTAGAAGGAACAACAGGCTGTGGGAGCTCTTGAGAGGGAGGGTGCATTTGGATAGTGAGGGGGGTTCGGGGTCGCCAGGGGGCAGTCAGGCAGAGAATGAAGCCTGGAGAGACGAGAGGTGGGCCTGGAAAACGGGGCCGGAATGGAACGGCTGCTCCGAGGAGTTTGCGTTTATCCAAAAGGCTATAGGAAGCCACCACATTCTTTTCTAATCGTGCTCTTGTTTACATGATGCAATTAAAACCTCTACTAACCAGCTCCACACCCTCCACCTTGCAGCCTATGAGCCTGAATATACACGTGACATTGGCAGGTACTGCGTCGGCTCTACTCTCCTCTGGCACGTGCATGTCTTTCCCAGGTAGTCCTCCCACTGTCCGTGGAAACTCCACTAGAGTCTAGCTTGGTccatttcacctgtgtttcttaACCCAATGAATAAGAtgcaattatgtttttttttttggatggtttatttatttatttatttatttgaagaaaaataaaaaacgcGTTTCAAGTagtcatttagaaagaaaaataaatctatttttaatttttagaaagaaaaatctatttttaatttttagaaaagaaaaataaatctatttttaatttttatttaaagtatattttaaaagatatcttACTAATGCAACATTCTTTTACCTCATTTGAGCATGCAGAGCGGGTACttgaaagtgattaaaaaaatctatttcaaaCTCCTCTATAATCAGTCTCTCTACTAATTTAGCCTTGCCAGTTAGTCTAGAgctgcactcttttttttttaacatctttattggagtataacaattattattattattaaccagAAGACTTTTAACCCTTTCCTCTCTGGACATTcaaagattacttttttttttttttttttttttgtggtatgcgggcctctcactgttgtggcctctcccgctgcggagcacaggctccggacgcgcaggcccagcggccatggcccacgggcccagccgctccgcggcacgtgggatcctcccagaccagggcacgaacccgcgtcccctgcatcagcaggcggactctcaaccactgcgccaccagggaagcccaaagattaCTTTTATATGTCTGTAAATGGCAGAACATTCcaggtatgtatgtacatatctgTATGCGTATTCTCTTGTGACATAATGGATAACACATATAATGTAGGTTACCTATTACATTCCTGATTGCAAATTAAAGAGTTTCTTTTACTGCGATAGTATAAAACTAGCAAACAATACAATAAATTAAGGCTAAGAACCTCTttcaataaaaatagttttgggaAAATTGGTTTAAATCCACTGCCAGGTTTTGAAGGCTACAACTGTAAAGATTGCTATTAGTGATACGTTAGCTTAACTTGTGAACGAAAATCTTCTTTGACCTTGAGtgcaactgtatttttttttagatgacaATATTGTTACCATGGATATCTTTGCCACAGCGCAGAAAAGTCACAGCACAAAAGCGGAGATCATGAGCAGGGAAGGACAAACGGCCTCTCTCACAAAGGTGCATGCATGCCCAAATTTCCCACCCAGGGATAGGAGGCCTGAAACCATTAGCCAATGAGcgagagagagaagataaaacaaaagCCATGccaaagcccacatgccacaagccCCCTACAGCAAGCACGTCACACCCAGGCGggccacacacactcacataaaaCTCTAGCACGGCCTTGGGTCTCAGCCTGAGGGAGGGCAGGTCACTGAAAGAGCGGCTGCGGTGCAGCTTGGCAAAGAAAGAGTCTTGCAAGGCACTCAAGACAGACAGCCTTGGCTTGTCTGGTGAAGGATGCAACCATCTCTTCAGAAGTCAAAGCAAAATGGGGGAGTTAGTGGAAAGCAGCAGGTTACCATGTTTTTGTCAGCTTTTTAGCGAGCATTTCTGATTAAAACAAGAAGGCCATTATTTACACCCACTTCTTTAAAAGTCTGATCTTAGAGAATGTGCGGAAAAGTCTACATGTGTTTACCAAAGCAACAGGTtaagtggggagaggagaggagagccaCGGGAGGTTTACCACCTGTGCGCGGGTGGCCACAGACATCTCGGAATGTCCTTTCCTTAGTCACCATGTGCTTAGGGTGAACTTGAAGATGAcattacagtcagccctctgtatccaaggGTTATgcatccatgaaaaaaaaattccagacagttccaaaaaagcaaaacttgaatttgccaatTTGCtggtaactatttacatagcatttacattgcattaggtattaagtaatctagagatgatctAAAGTATccgggaggatgtgcataggttatgtgCAAACACTATGCCATTTAACgtaagagacttgagcatcctAGGATTTTGGTATTAAAGGGGGGTTCTCAGAACCAATACCTCTCGGATATTGAGGGACTACTGTATTAGGAATTATAGAGACTCCCCAACACCGTATATTAAGCATTTCAAACCCTGGGTGCAAGCATTGCCTGAGGCTCATCATTTCTCCTCTAGAAATCACACTGAACTTACAAAGAAGGAGTGGTCTTTGAAGGTGGGCGTTTCCGGGGTGCCCTGGCTGTACATGGACATTCTTCTCTGGAGAGCGGCTGCTTTGTTCCCAGCGCCTGAAGACGGGGTCATGTCCTCCACGTCAAACGGACTGCAAAACAACAGGTCCCCATGAACACACGTTTGTTAAAGTCACCTATAATCACCGGTCCGCAGGCCAAGAAAGCACCTCATTATACTAACGTAAACTCAAACCAGTGGGAACTGGGCTGGTTTTGGCCAAATTGGTCTGtcagcaaacaaacagagataaaaaaaaagTGGAGCAGAAAACGGGGTCTAGACTCACCCAAGGGACCCCAGATTATCATCACAGCTTTAAGCACAATTTATGTGCACACCTGCACACCAGATAAATTTGCTTCCTCACTTGTATTAGACACAAACGTATTAATGTTTGTCCCAACACGAGATGTTGAAGAAGTCTGTAAAAATTCCTGGAGCTTTGCAAGGGCAGACACTTTAATGATACAAGAGAGCAACAGATTATTGTTCGGTTCTAAAGAAAACTGTCCTATTCCTTTCAGTTGACCCAGAGCCTGTTGTGTGACTGAGAGGATAACAGTCTGTTCACAATGATGCCATTTATCAGCATGCCATGTGTTCCTCCAGCAGAAGCACTGATCTTGCATTTGAGACGTCAATCATTACAAGTTACGAGGAGAGATGGGCTGGGCAAAAGCTGTGGACACTGTTCCAATAACAAGGCAACATGTCTTTGCTGCTTCCATGCCTGACCCTCGATATTGTAAGGGTGGCCCCAAACATTAATACTGAACATGTCCTAGTTACCTGGTAATATACCAGGGGCATAAGATCAAATGTTGTGAACAACCAGTATTTAATAGCTTATCATGACCTTTCTCACGGGGTGACTTCAGAAAACTACTTTTAAGTTCCCTGCTTTGACAAAAGGTATCTTTGGCCCTTTGGAAATATTCTGTTTCAGTATACAGAGTGTGGAGAGACTAAGGATATCCAAAAATTTCCAAAGCAGTGTCAGGTATCTGAGATAAAGAGGGCTAAGCAATTAAAACACCATAGCGAGAATCAGGATCTTTCTGTGGATAAAATATCTCATACTggacagttattttctttcaaattagtGGACGTGAGAGATGTACTTTTTTATACACATCTAAAggtggagaaggaggggaggagacagaataaaatatttaaaaataggaagttGAAGAGGAGAGTAGTGATATGGCAGAGGGTTCTCCTTTAACATGGGTGAACGTCACCCAGCTTATTAAAGAGATTCCTGGGCCCTGAGAGATTCTGACACAGcgagtctggggtggggcctgagactctgctTTCGTGCCAAGCTCCCCAGTGATTCTGATGGTCCACACGCCACGCTTGGGACAGCACGAGCCTACAGCGCTTGTTTCTATCATGATGACATCGAAAAGGGCAACTTACTACCAGGTGATTTCCAGGTTGAGTTTGATGGTGCCAAGGTCATTGATGTCCACAGCCACCACCTGAGGTCGGGCTGCAAACAGCTCTTTGGTCTCGCAGGTCACACTGCCGACCAGGAGATGAGTCGCTAGCCCTTTGAGTTCTGTGACCTGGTGAGAGAGGGAGAGGTAAGAGAGGCCTTACAGGGGTGCAGAGGACGAAGGCAGGTTGCTCTTTCCCTTGTTTCTCTTGGCCAAGGCAGGCATTTCAGAATCACATCTGAAATCAGAGGTGGATGTTTCCCAAGCCCATCTCACGTTTCCATTGCCCGCTCTGACACGAGGGCAAGTCTTCTGATGTACCTGTAGTACATACAGAGGTCTGTGGGCTGGAGGGGCGGCAGGCAGAAGTCACGGGCACAGGCCTCCACGATGGACCACCCAGCCGTGGCACCAGCAAAGACAACAAACTGCAATGACGATATTGTACCTTGATGGAAATTAATCCAACCATCAGGGGCAGGAACACCATTTCTTCTCCATCCCAGGTCTGTTTGCCATTTACTTCTATTCTGCCTTTCAGTTTCCACCTCTGTCGGCCATACTTCATGAAAAtctggggagagacaccaaagGGCCCTCAGGTTCCACTGCCCTCACCCGCCTTCCCACCAAACACCAGGATGAAAACGGCGAGTAAATACAGCAGCTCCTGCTCCCCCGCTTCTCCAGCATCCTCATGACACCCACTGACTGTCGCTTCTTCCAAATTCCCTGGCAGGGGGCGTGGACCAGAGCCCCAGCAGGGAAAGACTTTCAAAGGGGGTAAGTCCTGCTTCTCTAGGACAGAGGGTGCGAAGGGCTTTCTTTAGAGAAAGGTCGCTGCATCGTGCCCTTTGGCTCAGCTCTTTCTCTCGTTAGCTCTACTTCAGTAGAACAACCACTGGATTAATTCTCCATACTCCCAGCTCCTTTAGAAAGACAAGGAACCATCAGCTAAAATCTACTTCGTGGCCAGAAGCAAGAAATAAGGCATCCTTCTTTCGGATAAGGGAGACAGATCTGGACAAGGATTTTGAAATCTGACACACTCTGGGGGGAGGGTGTGCAGTTTCTCCTCAGTCAGACAGCTTTACTGCTTAGAGGAAGACACATTCCCCCTCACCACCCCCGGCCAAGATGAATGATTATAGAAGGTTTTGGAGGAGATAGTTCGATGAAATCATTATGTAAGTTCCCTTttgaagagggaaaagataaaaagcttttttacttttatggagtatatttttataaagaaagagCTAGATTCTATTATTCTTCAATCATGGTACTTTTGAGTAGTCATAATCTGGATTGGATCttgcatcaggaaaaaaaaaactgctatcAAGTACAATATTGGGACACTTGGAAAAATATGAATATAGATTGTACATCAAATGACATTAGCTAAAGGGCCAGTGCTAAGTTTGTTGGTGTAGAGAATTGTACGTTTATATGAGAGAATGTCTTTCCACATTcaggaaactaattttttttttggctgtgccgcattgcttgcaggatcttacttctccaaccagggattgaacctgggccaaggcagtggaagtgccaagtcctaaccaccggaccgccaggaaattccctcagGAAAATAATTTAGGGGTGAAGGGTCatgatatctgtgcattaatctaAAATAGTTCagcaaaataacaacaacaataatagtattaataataatgaaGCAAATGTGACATAATGTTAAAAACTGGTGTCTAGGTGACCCATATATGGGAGGGCTTacactaatctccaaaattactTATTGGCTCaaatttctttctcaaaataaaaaaatgtaaaaaaaaaattgaagaagcaaAATAATGACAGCTGACTCCTGCCTCTCAAGTCCAACACCCAGACCGAAACCGCACTTACTTCATATTGATCTCCAGGACAGAGGCGAGCAAAACCAGCCAGACCTGTAAGCAAGCAACTGGGATCAGAGGTGCAGAATTTATTTCCCCTCTTTATAAACCCACACTGGCACAGTTATAAAACTCAAAGTGTCAGGCCTTTGTGAAAACTCATATAATAGTTTCTGGGTAACGACTGTGTGTACAGCTATTGTTGGGAATTCCATCTATCACAGCAAGAGAGGATATTCCTTGCTGGGGTGATGGGAGAGGTGCTCTCTGGGGCAGAGAAGACTGTTCTTTCTAGGAAGAGCCCCGTTAAGTTGTGAGACTGTGGGACGGATGAATCTGCTTTGCACCAGTCTCAACGGGCTATGCCAGGGTTAAGATGATAGAGAAGGTCCAGGGAGGCCTGAAAAAGGCACCTGCTGTTACCATTCTCTGTCAGTAGATGGCAGCAACTCACCAGTTCGTCACACCTCTCCATCCACAGAGCCGGTCCATTGAGGACCAGTTTCCACTGACAAGTAGAACATAACAAGCCTCTTAAAAGACTTACTGAAATAAGAGCAGAATTAAAGAAGCCAATTCTCACTAATAATTTTCTGGAGGAttagtcttttgtttttaatacttctGAAAAAAAGCACAATCGACTGATCTTTATAAGTCACAATTGGCTGGACATACCAATTCTAATAAAGTCCTAAACACTCTTTAAAAACCTCTGCAGAAGACatagagtatggacttgaggacatggggagggggaagggtaggctgggatgACGTGAGAGGGTAGCATGGACATacgtacactaccaaatgtaaaatagctagtgggaagcagccacatagcacagggagatcagcttggtgctctgtgaccacctagaggggtgggatagggagtgtgggagggagacacaagagggaggagatatggggatatatgtatatgtatagctgattcactttgttatacagcagaaactaacacactattgtaaagcaattatactccaataaagatgtttttaaaaaaacctctgcaGAATATTCAGGATTTATCTACTGCCTATTTACATACCTATGCAATTACAAGcctggttaaaaaacaaaacaaaaaacctaaaaaactGATCTGATATCAGTGCTGGATAAAGGAGAGTAAAGGGGAAAATCCTTtgagggtttttatttttatttttttcctttcaaaatcaCCAGAAATTTCATATTGGAAGAACTTATCCAGATGGGAGAAAGCTACTTGGTAGTGATGTTTTTGAGCCTCTCAGCTCATGTTATTAAAGCAAAATTTTTTGGAAATGCTTGAGGCGGTATCACTCTGATACTCTGATTATAACCGTAACGTGGCACGTGGCAGTAGACAGGCAAAAACAGGCCTGGGGCTGTGCTATGATTCTTCAAGTCCTACATGCTAATGTAAGCCACTCATGGTACTGATTGCAGAATTGAAACTAATAGTGCGTCAGTTAGAGTCACTGCCTTGTATCTTTTAAACCTGGCCGGGTTTCTTTCAGACTCTGGTCTGAGGCCTGTTGGGATTTTCAGTTGGGGAAAGCGTCATGTTTTCTCAGCAGTTTGGGGATTACTGCTGCACTGTCTACAAAGCTTTCATTATGGCCACTCCAAAAACCATCATGGGGGTTAGCACCCAGGGATGAGCATGGGGAAGTGGAGGGGCTGAGGGGCATCTTCCTGCACCTTGTGGATGTTTTACTGTAAACATCTATTACTGATAAAACAGCTCTTCCATGACCTCATTCGGAAGGCCCAGATGCTACAGTCTGCAGCCACCCACCCTGTTCTTCTTTTGCTCAGGGACCATTCTGCCAGAAGAATGTGCCgcctttttttctagttctgtgaggaTCTTCCTTTCCAAAGATAAAAAAGATCACACATGTTGGCAGGCAGTGTATACACAGAGAAAATGCTGGTTGGATATTCATGACAATTTTAGCACTGGGGGGGAGCGATTCTGAAGCTAAGGAAGTGACACTTTCTACTGCAAGGAAAACAGCCAGACAGCTGAATAGGTAGGCGCTCCCATTACAGGACTGACTGATTTATGGACCAGGCATAAATAATGCAGATTTACTACCTCCCTGGTAGATGTCCCTCTCCCAAGGCCAGACCTGCCCTAAAAGCTGCAGGTGCCAACACAGACTTTTGGATATACACACTGCCTGGAACTTAATATGAAGTAGGTAATGCTTGGGAGAAGAAGTAGTATTTCTGTAACAGACCACGTCTTTCCATCTGCAAACTGGTGGATGGGTCTAGTGCTCCCTCTTTAGCCTGGCGTTGGACCTTCCTCAAAATCTGGCATCAAGGAGTTCCACAACTCTCTTCCCAGGGTCCTCTCATTCTAATGCAAAGGTGACAGCGGGAAGCCTTCCTCTTCCCCATTTCCCTCCCACAAATTAGGTGGGTGGCACCCTTTGCACCCCCTCCcgccacccccccatcccccaggCATCGAAGCAATTGGCCATATTATTGATCCAGTAGATCATTTATTCCATGGAATTAGATTAGACTGGCTCATGCAACCATTGTCTCCAGTAGACTGTGTGGAAGTCAAGGCCAGAGACCATTCACTAGGATGCAGCCAAGAGCCTGGCCAACAGCAGGCTCAACTGTCTTTACCATCATCACTTACCCCGCCCCTCCAAAACCCCACAGAATGATTGCTGTCTGTGTGTTGGGGAAGGGTGTGGCAGGAGGAAGCTAGCTGGCTTCCCAGGTCTGAGGATATTATGAAAGATCCTCAGCTTATGTCACTATGTATGTTGgggtggcaatttttttttttttttaccagaatgAATAACAGATAAGAAAGTAGGTAACTGCAAAGATGCAAGATTTCTTGGCAGCCTGAGAGGCTTCCTTTTATCAAGAGAGAGGAAGATTTTTCCACGGGGGTGTTACCCCTGAAAGGCTTCATAGAAATAGTTCAAGTTTTCATGTTAGATTAGGAAAGTGGAAGTGAGATAAATCAATAATGAAAAAGGAGGATCACTTGCAGGTTTGAGTGACCCCCCTGGGAGAAACCCTGAACCCAGATAGAAGCCAGGGAAGCCCGTCGGGCAGGACAGAGAGAACAACATTGAGGGTAGAGATGAAAGAGCAGGAGCGGCAGGAAGTTGAGCCCGTCCGTCATGACAGCCCGTCATAGATCAGAGCTGTTCTTTAGCTGGGCAGCCGGACCCCCTGGTGGATGGTAGGGCCCCCAGAGCATCCTCACTGACCCTCAGGCCTGAGGTCCAGGTCTGGTGGGTGGGTGTCCCTTTCCTCCCACCCACTCCTGGGTGCCTGTGTGCTGGGTGGAAGACTACCGTCCCATAGAagagaacttattttttttttctttttttgcggtatgtgggcctctcactgttgtggcctctcccgttgtggagcacaggctccggacgcgcaggctcagtgcccatggctcacgggcccagccgctccgcggcatgtgggatcttcccagaccggggcacaaacccgcgtcccctgcatcggcaggcggactcccaaccactgcgccaccagggaagcccgaagagaACAGTTTTTGAGCAATAGTTTATAGTATCTGTTCCTCTGTTAGAACTTCCCTCCTCATATGGGGCTGGGGGACAGGAATGCACTAGGAGCCACGAGCTCTGGAATTCAGTTTCAAGTTTGACTCCAACGTACTGTGTGACTTctgggacaagtcacttaaccccaCTCCCCATCGACAAAATGGGGAAATCACCAACTCACCCCAAATTGGTGAGTTTGATAACAGTGAGCGTCAGAAATAGGGGAAATATGGTACTGCTTGTATTAACAGTGAGAAGACGGCATGATGGGAATTTCTCTCAGCTGTAAGACCCTAGACTGTGCTAGC from Mesoplodon densirostris isolate mMesDen1 chromosome 10, mMesDen1 primary haplotype, whole genome shotgun sequence encodes the following:
- the RIPOR2 gene encoding rho family-interacting cell polarization regulator 2 isoform X3, encoding MLVGSQSFSPGGPNGIIRSQSFAGFSGLQERRSRCNSFIENTSALKKPQAKLKKMHNLGHKNSSPPKEPQPKRVEEVYRALKNGLDEYLEVHQIELDKLTAQLKDMRRNSRLGVLYDLDKQIKTIERYMRRLEFHISKVDELYEAYCIQRRLQDGASKMKQAFAMSPASKAARESLSEINRSYKEYTENMCTIEAELEKQLGEFSIKMKGLAGFARLCPGDQYEIFMKYGRQRWKLKGRIEVNGKQTWDGEEMVFLPLMVGLISIKVTELKGLATHLLVGSVTCETKELFAARPQVVAVDINDLGTIKLNLEITWYPFDVEDMTPSSGAGNKAAALQRRMSMYSQGTPETPTFKDHSFFSNLPDDIFENGKAAGEKTPLSLSFSDLPNGDCALSHSPGGSLPSACSANPEITITPAELNHGSPSSQNEGLDDSSSASSKSSLGEGSEPRPHREEETEGPGKPEACRASAGARTERLFLEKGVAEALLQESDEASELKPVELDTFEGNITKQLVKRLTSSEVPAATERLLFEGSVSGESEGSRSFLDGSLEDAFNGLFLALEPHKEQYKEFQDLNQEVMHLDDILKDAKHLEDQKLTAAASWTEITEGE